The genomic segment AGTGGATTCCCATTGCCATCTCGATCGTCTCAAACTTGAGCCCTACGACGGCAAATTACAGGGCGCGATTGATGCCGCCCACGAGCGCGGCATCGGACAGATGCTGTGCATCAGTATTAGTCTGGATAACGTTGAAACCGTGCTGGATATCGCCCAGCAGCACCCCACGGTATTGGCCTCGGTGGGGGTGCACCCCTGCGATGTTAGCGCCGGCACTGCCACCCGCGAGCAGTTAACCGCCTGGTCACAGCGCGATAAAGTGGTGGCCATTGGTGAGACCGGGTTGGATTACTACCACGAGACCGAATCGGTAGCAGAGCAAAAAGCCAGCTTTGCTCTCCACCTTGAAGTGGCCGGTGAGCAAGGTCTGCCGGTGGTGGTTCACACCCGCGCTGCGCGGCAGGATACGCTGGATTTGATTAAAGCCCACGGCAACCCGGAGCATGCCGGTGTTTTGCACTGCTTTACCGAAAGCTGGGAAATGGCCCAGGCTGCTATGGAAATGAACTACTACATTTCTCTGTCCGGCATTGTTACCTTTAAAAACGCCAAAGAGCTGCAAGAGGTGGCCCGCAAAATGCCGCTGGATCGTCTGCTGGTGGAAACTGATTCTCCCTATCTGGCGCCGGTGCCTTATCGCGGTAAACCCAACGAACCCAAAAATGTGCGCGAAGTAGCCGAGTTTGTCGCCGATATAAAAGGCATTAGCTACGACGAGCTGGCCGAGATTACCACCCGGAACTTTTACAAGCTCTTCTCGCGCGCACAGCAACATCGCCCCCAATAACATCTCTTTTTAAAACCGAGGAAGCCCCGTGTCACTGGATACCATCAAGCAACAAACCCGCACCATGCTGCAACTGCAGGACGATATGAACAGCAAGGTGCACCCCGAGTGGCGTACCCAGGGCAATGCCTGGTACCGGGCCATCTGGATTGAATGTGGCGAGCTGATGGATCATTACGGCTGGAAATGGTGGAAACATCAGAGCCCCGACACCGAACAGGTTGCCCTGGAGTTAGTGGATATCTGGCATTTCGGGTTAAGCATTCTGCTTGAATCCGGCGCCTCGGTCGATGCAATTGCCGAGCAGGTGGCCACGACCCTGGACATTAACACCGACCAGCCCGATTTTCGTTTGGACGTAGAGGCCTTTACCGCCGCCACCCTCACCGATAAACAGTTTCATCTGGAGTTGTTCGGCCGCTTAATGGCCGGGGTCAACATGAGTTACGCCGAACTCTATCGCCGTTATGTGGGCAAAAACGTGCTCAACTTTTTTCGCCAGGATAACGGCTATAAAGACGGTAGCTACCGCAAGCAGTGGTTTGATGGCCGCGAAGACAATGAGCATCTGGTTGAAGTGGTGGATGAACTAGACGTCTCGGCGGAGGATTTCTCTAAGGCGGTTTATCGGGCGTTGGGAGAAAGATACGCTAAGTAATCTGGTGGTTGTGGGAATAGCGTCCCCACCCATGGGCACCAATGTCATTCAACAAAGCATTGGTGACTTAACCTAAAAGTGCAGCGAGCCTCACTTTGACAGTTAGGTGCCCGCCTGTCATCGACTTGGCCTCCGCTGTCTGCTAGCTTAAGTGGTTGTTAATAGTGCGCCTGTTGGCAACCTTGGATTGCAAGCATCTTGTCTACTTCTGCAAACGGAGAATATACCATGGAATGTAAACGTTTATTGTTAGTCGCCGCCTTAACCTTGGCAAGTGTACCGGCCTTAGGCCGCGATGCTGTCCCCCCAGGGCAAGTCCCGGCGCCGCAGTCGGCCGCGGATGTTCCCAAGCCAGTAGCCGGAGCGCCCGTTTCCAAAGAGTATGCTCAGGCCATTGGTCGCATGGCCTATATTTGGGGTTGGCCTTTGGTGAATATGCACAATCGTCAAACCTTGTTTGCCACCGCTCCGCATCCAGGCCTGTTGGGCGGGGTGTTACCGGTAGCGCCTCTCAATCACGTTAGCATGTTGTCGGATTATCTGGCGCCCGAGCAGCGCTTTATTACCTCTCCTAACCAGGATGTCGTCTATGGCGCTGGTTTTCTCGAGTTGGATAAAGAACCGGTAGTCATTCAAGTGCCGGATTTTGGCGACCGGTTCTGGGTGTATCAGATTGTCGATCAACGCTCCGATTCTTTTGCTGAAGTGGGTATCCAGTACGATACCGAGCCGGGCATGTATTTGCTGGTGGGGCCGGACTGGCAGGGGAAAAAGCCCAAAGGTATTAACGCCGTGTTTCGCTCACAAACTAATTTAGGTGCGGTGTTTCCCCGCATTTTTATGGACGATACCGCGGAAGATCGCAAGGCTATTCAGCCGCTGATCGACCAGGTGTCAGCCTACCCCTTGTCCGAGTACACCGGCGAAATGAAAACCGTCGATTGGTCAGAGTCGCCCACTATTCCCAACCCCAACAAAGGTGGCGATGGTGAAACTCAGTGGGTCGTACCAGAGGAATTTTTCACGCTGTTGCCCGAGGTTATGGAAGAGACGCCCCCCTTACCCGGTGAGGAGGCGCTTTACGCCAGCATTAAGTTTGTTTTAGAGGCGGCCCAGGACAACCCCGAGTTGCAGCAAGCTTTGCAAGAGGTGGCAGTCGCCACTGAGCAAGACGTTATTCAGCCCATGTTCGAATTCCGCAACAACGGGGTAGATGCCGGCAACGGCTGGCGTACGCAGAAAAACGCGGCGCGTTTCGGCTATGGGTATTTTCAGCGTACCGCTACCGCCAAAGGTAATATGTTTTCCAATGTGCCGGAAGAAACCATGTATTTCGGTGCCGATTTTGACAGCGCCGGTGAGCGTTTAAACGGCAAGGAAGAGTACACGGTCACCTTTCCGGCAGAAGAGCTGCCTCCGGTGGACGGCTTCTGGTCACTTACCCTGTATAACAAACAGCACTTTTTCTATCCCAATGAACTGGATCGTTATTCACTGGGCACCAAGAACAAGTCGCTGGTAAAAAATGACGACGGAAGCTTGACCATTTACGTGCAGAACAAAAATCCTGGCGGCGCTAAAGAGGCAAACTGGCTACCCGCGCCCAAGGATGATTTCTCTTTGTATATTCGCGCTTATTGGCCCAAAGAGTCGATTCCTAATGGCACTTGGGTTCCACCAACCATAGAGCAGCTTGACTAACTTCTTTACCTGAGTGAGCTGCCGTATTATTAAGCGTAAGTACGGCAGCTCTCAGACCTGTGCATTCCATCCTGCGTTCAAATACGCCCCTTCGACACCGCCATTTGTTTAATTTACAGATAAGATATTTTTCATTAAAAGCTATCAACGCGTTACGAACTTACCGATGCTTTGAGCGTCCGAGCTTAACTCGATCAACTTGACCGATGAAAAATACTATACCCAGGTAGGACAAATACATTCTTTCCGCTTTGGATCGCCGCGCAATTACCCGCTGGCGTTAAACTACCGGTTTGATTGAGTTGCCTTGATAACACAGGCCGCTATGGCTTGTGGGTAAAAGTCTTACGGCGCGAGTACTGGAGTGCTCCAGGGTATCCAGCGCTCGCGCTCCGCGTTAAATTCGCCGTCGCTTTCCCATACATTGGTCTCGGTGTTTTGTTGCAATAAAAAGCGTTCGACAAAGGCGTTAATCGCCGGTTTTTGTGACTCGGGAACCTGGCAGTGCTGGTGCCCACCAATTTGAGTCATGCCTATATTATTATCCGCTCCCAGCGCCCGATATATCTCCCGCGCTGCCAGCGCTGATACGTAAGCGCTTTGATTGCCCAACCATTCCATATCGGTGTTTTCCAATAACAGCAGCCCCCGTGGCGCCACTAGTCCCATCAACTGGTGATTGTCGACGGGTAGCTTACTGACGCTCTCCGCAAAGCGCGCAAAATCTTTTTTAAGCCAAGTGTTCTCGGTCACAATTTGCCGCGCGGTCTGAACATTGTCACCGGTGGCTAACTGCGCATCAGACACTCGCCAGGAGGCAGTGCCCCCCGCGCCACTTTCCTGAATAATGGACAGAGCAAGGCGTTCATCCAGGGCGGCACTTACCAGTGCGCCTTTGCCGTTGCGCGAGCAACCGGTAATACCCAGGCTGTTGGTATTTATTTGGTTTCCTTGAGTTTGCTGCAAGCCGTCTATCAACCGACTAACGCCCCAGGCCCAGGCAACCGTTGAGGCGGCAGAATGATCCTCGCCAAACAACGCATAGAACTTGCCCTTGCCCCGGCTACTGGCATCGTGTTGTTCGCCCAGCTCGTCGTTGGGAAAATTGATAATCGCGATCCCCTGTTGTAGCAGTGCCTGGTTATCCAAAAAAGATCGACCTACAGCGATAATGGCCGGATAGGGTGGTTTGCCCGCAGAGGGTAGGGTGATTTCTGCGGTGTAAGCGATTCGCTTTGTGCCTTTAGTGACGTTGATGGTTATTGAGCGCGCGTTGACTTGGGCGCTGACTCCGCCCTGGGGGGCGGGCTTTTCGCCGTACACCCAGTGTTGTAGTTGTTCGCTTAAATAGGCTCTTTGACAGCGCCATTGTCGGGTGTGGCTGATTCGCTCACCGTGTGGGGTTAGAAACGGATCCGGCAGGGCAGAGATGGCGGTTAAGCTCTGATAGTCAGTGGCGGCTAGCACCGAGCAGTCGCCACTTGAGTCTTCTTTCAGCGGCGCAGCTTGCGTGGCGAAGCTTGCTAGCAGCATGCAAAAAACGCCTGCGCGGATAGATTGTCCGATTGCCATAATCGATTCCTGGGTTGTTTATTGTTATCGGATGAATCCGTTATAGCGGCTATCTTGCCTTTATATGGTTCTTGTGACAATAAGGGGCGGGCCTAATGAGAAGTTTGTAACTGCTGTGGCGTTTATGGTCTCAATTGTATTATTATATTTTCAATTTATCGTTTTTATAAGAATAGTAAGTAGGAGAATATTCATGTCCATCTGTTTTAAGCGTACTTTAAGCGCTGCCCTAATCGGTCTGGCGAGCGCTGGCGCTCTAGCTGATAACCCCACCATTACCGAGCGCTTTAGCGCAGACCCCGCCGCCATTGTTCACGACGGCAAAGTCTATTTGTATGTGGGCCACGACGAGGCGGCAGAGGACGGTGATTTTTTTGTTCTGCGCGAGTGGAACATTTATTCATCCACCGATCTGGAAAACTGGACCTTAGAAGGCGAAGTGCCGCGCACTATTTTCGAGTGGGCCGAGGCGGATTCAGCCTGGGCGTCTCAGGCGGTGGAGCACGACGGCAAATTCTACTGGTACACCACCGTGCGCGGGGTAGACCCGGAAGACGAGCTGGGTGGTTACACCCTGGGGGTCGCGGTATCGGACGACCCGGTCACGGGCTGGAAAGACGCGCTGGGTA from the Gilvimarinus sp. DA14 genome contains:
- a CDS encoding TatD family hydrolase, with translation MLVDSHCHLDRLKLEPYDGKLQGAIDAAHERGIGQMLCISISLDNVETVLDIAQQHPTVLASVGVHPCDVSAGTATREQLTAWSQRDKVVAIGETGLDYYHETESVAEQKASFALHLEVAGEQGLPVVVHTRAARQDTLDLIKAHGNPEHAGVLHCFTESWEMAQAAMEMNYYISLSGIVTFKNAKELQEVARKMPLDRLLVETDSPYLAPVPYRGKPNEPKNVREVAEFVADIKGISYDELAEITTRNFYKLFSRAQQHRPQ
- a CDS encoding dUTP diphosphatase, translated to MKQQTRTMLQLQDDMNSKVHPEWRTQGNAWYRAIWIECGELMDHYGWKWWKHQSPDTEQVALELVDIWHFGLSILLESGASVDAIAEQVATTLDINTDQPDFRLDVEAFTAATLTDKQFHLELFGRLMAGVNMSYAELYRRYVGKNVLNFFRQDNGYKDGSYRKQWFDGREDNEHLVEVVDELDVSAEDFSKAVYRALGERYAK
- a CDS encoding DUF1254 domain-containing protein is translated as MECKRLLLVAALTLASVPALGRDAVPPGQVPAPQSAADVPKPVAGAPVSKEYAQAIGRMAYIWGWPLVNMHNRQTLFATAPHPGLLGGVLPVAPLNHVSMLSDYLAPEQRFITSPNQDVVYGAGFLELDKEPVVIQVPDFGDRFWVYQIVDQRSDSFAEVGIQYDTEPGMYLLVGPDWQGKKPKGINAVFRSQTNLGAVFPRIFMDDTAEDRKAIQPLIDQVSAYPLSEYTGEMKTVDWSESPTIPNPNKGGDGETQWVVPEEFFTLLPEVMEETPPLPGEEALYASIKFVLEAAQDNPELQQALQEVAVATEQDVIQPMFEFRNNGVDAGNGWRTQKNAARFGYGYFQRTATAKGNMFSNVPEETMYFGADFDSAGERLNGKEEYTVTFPAEELPPVDGFWSLTLYNKQHFFYPNELDRYSLGTKNKSLVKNDDGSLTIYVQNKNPGGAKEANWLPAPKDDFSLYIRAYWPKESIPNGTWVPPTIEQLD
- a CDS encoding dockerin-like protein, which encodes MAIGQSIRAGVFCMLLASFATQAAPLKEDSSGDCSVLAATDYQSLTAISALPDPFLTPHGERISHTRQWRCQRAYLSEQLQHWVYGEKPAPQGGVSAQVNARSITINVTKGTKRIAYTAEITLPSAGKPPYPAIIAVGRSFLDNQALLQQGIAIINFPNDELGEQHDASSRGKGKFYALFGEDHSAASTVAWAWGVSRLIDGLQQTQGNQINTNSLGITGCSRNGKGALVSAALDERLALSIIQESGAGGTASWRVSDAQLATGDNVQTARQIVTENTWLKKDFARFAESVSKLPVDNHQLMGLVAPRGLLLLENTDMEWLGNQSAYVSALAAREIYRALGADNNIGMTQIGGHQHCQVPESQKPAINAFVERFLLQQNTETNVWESDGEFNAERERWIPWSTPVLAP